The Nocardioides pantholopis genome window below encodes:
- a CDS encoding DUF2382 domain-containing protein: MINESQAHNVIGATAYGTNGGKIGTVGQLFLDDATGRPEFVTVNTGLFGTKESFVPVADAELDGADLRLPYDKDLIKGAPNVDLESGGHLAEGDEDRLYAHYGLSLGQSGTGYADPGLAGTSGTSGTGTGTMGTAPAGHDTSGPSTDDAMTRSEERLDVGKTSQEAGRARLRKYVTTETETRTVPVTKERAVVESEPITGGNVDQALDGPAISEEEHEVVLEEERPVVGKTTEAVERVRLGKESTVDEETVTEEVRKEHIEVEGDVDDRRR; this comes from the coding sequence ATGATCAACGAGTCACAGGCACACAACGTCATCGGAGCCACGGCCTACGGCACCAACGGCGGCAAGATCGGCACGGTGGGCCAGCTCTTCCTGGACGACGCGACCGGTCGTCCGGAGTTCGTCACCGTCAACACCGGCCTGTTCGGCACCAAGGAGTCGTTCGTCCCGGTCGCCGACGCCGAGCTCGACGGTGCAGATCTGCGGCTGCCCTACGACAAGGACCTGATCAAGGGGGCCCCGAACGTCGACCTCGAGAGCGGGGGGCACCTCGCCGAGGGCGACGAGGACCGTCTCTACGCCCACTACGGGCTCAGCCTCGGGCAGAGCGGGACCGGGTACGCCGACCCCGGCCTGGCCGGCACCTCCGGCACCTCCGGCACCGGGACCGGCACCATGGGCACCGCCCCCGCTGGGCACGACACCTCGGGGCCGAGCACCGACGACGCGATGACGCGCTCCGAGGAGCGCCTCGACGTCGGCAAGACCTCCCAGGAGGCGGGCCGGGCCCGGCTGCGCAAGTACGTCACGACGGAGACCGAGACGCGCACCGTGCCGGTCACCAAGGAGCGAGCGGTCGTCGAGTCCGAGCCGATCACCGGCGGCAACGTCGACCAGGCGCTCGACGGACCCGCGATCTCCGAGGAGGAGCACGAGGTGGTCCTCGAGGAGGAGCGGCCCGTGGTCGGCAAGACCACCGAGGCGGTGGAGCGGGTCCGCCTGGGCAAGGAGAGCACTGTCGACGAGGAGACCGTGACCGAGGAGGTCCGCAAGGAGCACATCGAGGTCGAGGGCGACGTCGACGACCGGCGCCGCTGA
- a CDS encoding YsnF/AvaK domain-containing protein gives MDPDTVETVRREERAEVGTERREAGRVRVRKQVESVPVQEVVTREVEHADASERVPATEGDSGEVETLEDGSISIPVFEEELVVTKRLVVRERIIVRKHTVLEEETVETELRREHVSVEADDAVEVDDRRDRGEP, from the coding sequence ATGGATCCCGACACGGTGGAGACCGTCCGGCGCGAGGAGCGCGCCGAGGTCGGCACCGAGCGCCGCGAGGCCGGCCGGGTCCGGGTGCGCAAGCAGGTGGAGAGCGTCCCGGTCCAGGAGGTCGTCACCCGCGAGGTCGAGCACGCCGACGCCTCCGAGCGGGTGCCCGCGACCGAGGGCGACAGCGGCGAGGTCGAGACCCTCGAGGACGGGTCGATCTCGATCCCGGTCTTCGAGGAGGAGCTCGTGGTCACCAAGAGGCTGGTGGTCCGCGAGCGGATCATCGTGCGCAAGCACACGGTCCTCGAGGAGGAGACCGTCGAGACCGAGCTGCGCCGCGAGCACGTCTCGGTGGAGGCGGACGACGCCGTCGAGGTCGACGACCGCCGCGACCGGGGCGAGCCGTAG
- a CDS encoding glucosyl-3-phosphoglycerate synthase: MSWFERNTGHWDDWPLAALLAAKGDQRVSLVVPARNEAATVGDVVGRVREALVDTVALVDEIVVIDSDSTDATYDVATRAGAVVHRSAEIRPDLGSTPGKGEAMWKSLFVTSGDLVVFMDADLTDWDTHFVPGLLGPLLTRPEVQLVKGFYERPGADGSPFEGGRVTELVARPLLALLYPPLAELVQPLAGEWAVRRSWFASLSVPTGYAVELTALIDTWRVHGLDAIAQVDLGRRAHTSQPLLDLGAMATQVLTAGWARSAHSHHADTIALTQFAEGLTPRVRPVPVTERPPAVSVPASAAPSADAS, from the coding sequence GTGAGCTGGTTCGAGCGCAACACCGGGCACTGGGACGACTGGCCCCTGGCCGCGCTCCTCGCCGCCAAGGGCGACCAGCGGGTCAGCCTGGTGGTCCCCGCCCGCAACGAGGCCGCGACCGTCGGCGACGTCGTCGGCCGGGTCCGCGAGGCCCTGGTCGACACGGTGGCGCTCGTCGACGAGATCGTCGTCATCGACTCCGACAGCACCGACGCGACGTACGACGTGGCGACCCGCGCCGGCGCCGTCGTCCACCGCTCCGCCGAGATCCGGCCCGACCTGGGCAGCACCCCCGGCAAGGGCGAGGCGATGTGGAAGTCGCTGTTCGTGACCAGCGGCGACCTCGTCGTGTTCATGGACGCCGACCTCACCGACTGGGACACCCACTTCGTGCCCGGGCTGCTCGGCCCGCTGCTGACCCGGCCCGAGGTCCAGCTGGTCAAGGGCTTCTACGAGCGCCCCGGCGCCGACGGGTCGCCGTTCGAGGGCGGCCGGGTCACCGAGCTCGTCGCCCGGCCGCTGCTCGCGCTGCTCTACCCGCCGCTGGCCGAGCTGGTGCAGCCGCTCGCCGGTGAGTGGGCGGTACGCCGCTCCTGGTTCGCCTCGCTCTCGGTGCCGACCGGGTACGCCGTGGAGCTGACAGCGCTCATCGACACCTGGCGGGTGCACGGCCTCGACGCGATCGCCCAGGTCGACCTCGGCCGGCGCGCGCACACCTCCCAGCCGCTGCTCGACCTCGGGGCGATGGCCACCCAGGTCCTCACCGCGGGCTGGGCCCGCTCCGCGCACAGCCACCACGCCGACACGATCGCGCTCACCCAGTTCGCCGAGGGCCTCACCCCCCGGGTGCGCCCGGTGCCGGTCACCGAGCGGCCCCCGGCCGTCTCGGTCCCCGCGTCCGCAGCCCCCTCGGCGGACGCCTCGTGA
- a CDS encoding helical backbone metal receptor: protein MSRSRVVSLVPSITEALASARPDALVGATDWCTHPEGLEVTRVRGTKNPDLAAIRALSPDLVVTTKEENRELDVRRLRAAGLEVWVGDIETVPDAVAAYEELFDDVLGWERPAWLATARELWCGPLPPVSRRVAIPIWRDPWMVVGGRTFTGDLARRLGLENVFGSAERYPHISLEEIDAAGADVVLLPDEPYVFTDADRAAFSTPTELVSGRLLTWYGPSLLEAHASLGR from the coding sequence GTGAGCCGGAGCCGGGTGGTCTCGCTGGTCCCCTCGATCACCGAGGCGCTGGCGTCCGCCCGGCCCGACGCACTGGTCGGCGCCACCGACTGGTGCACACACCCGGAGGGGCTGGAGGTCACCCGGGTCCGGGGCACCAAGAACCCGGACCTGGCCGCGATCCGCGCCCTCTCCCCCGACCTGGTGGTGACCACCAAGGAGGAGAACCGCGAGCTCGACGTACGCCGCCTGCGCGCGGCCGGCCTCGAGGTGTGGGTCGGCGACATCGAGACCGTCCCGGACGCGGTCGCGGCGTACGAGGAGCTCTTCGACGACGTCCTCGGCTGGGAGCGCCCGGCCTGGCTGGCCACGGCCCGCGAGCTGTGGTGCGGCCCGCTGCCGCCGGTGTCCCGGCGGGTGGCGATCCCGATCTGGCGCGACCCGTGGATGGTCGTCGGCGGCCGGACCTTCACCGGCGACCTGGCCCGCCGGCTCGGGCTGGAGAACGTCTTCGGGTCCGCCGAGCGCTACCCGCATATCTCGCTGGAGGAGATCGACGCCGCGGGCGCCGACGTGGTGCTGCTCCCCGACGAGCCGTACGTTTTCACCGACGCCGACCGCGCGGCGTTCTCGACGCCCACCGAGCTGGTCAGCGGCCGGCTGCTGACCTGGTACGGCCCCTCGCTGCTGGAGGCGCACGCGTCGCTGGGTCGCTGA
- a CDS encoding thioesterase family protein — protein sequence MTTLPSYDEIAALPAYAEQSVPTAFEDINGHLNVRHYLGIASEGLDEALLEVGIPQNWVDRGFAIFSAEHHLTYLSELHTGDKVSVRVRLVGRSERAAHVVVYLLDDGHQEISYVMEEIFLHMDMSTRRTSPWPEDVAAKIDAAVAEHEALSFPTTLSGSMALR from the coding sequence GTGACCACCCTGCCGTCGTACGACGAGATCGCCGCCCTTCCCGCCTACGCCGAGCAGTCGGTGCCGACGGCGTTCGAGGACATCAACGGGCACCTGAACGTGCGCCACTACCTCGGCATCGCGTCCGAGGGGCTGGACGAGGCCCTGCTCGAGGTCGGGATCCCGCAGAACTGGGTGGACCGCGGCTTCGCGATCTTCTCCGCCGAGCATCACCTGACCTACCTCTCCGAGCTGCACACCGGCGACAAGGTCTCGGTGCGGGTGCGCCTGGTCGGCCGCTCCGAGCGGGCCGCGCACGTCGTGGTCTACCTGCTCGACGACGGCCACCAGGAGATCAGCTACGTGATGGAGGAGATCTTCCTCCACATGGACATGTCCACCCGGCGCACCTCCCCGTGGCCCGAGGACGTCGCGGCGAAGATCGACGCCGCCGTCGCCGAGCACGAGGCACTGTCCTTCCCGACCACGCTGTCGGGGTCCATGGCCCTGCGGTGA
- the folP gene encoding dihydropteroate synthase, whose protein sequence is MSLRLGRHEFDDDATLMMAIVNRTPDSFYDRGATWAEDKAFERVAAVVEQGAEIVDIGGIKAAPGAEIGPAEEKARVVDFVARVRAAYPGLVISVDTWRASVGDAVCAAGADVLNDAWGGADPELVDVAAAHGAAIVCTHTGGATPRTRPFRVEYDDVVRAAIDDTVGYAERALAAGVGKESIVIDPAHDFGKNTFHSLEVTRRLGEMVATGWPVLVSLSNKDFVGESLDLPVGSRLTGTLAATAVCALAGARIYRVHEVVETRQTVDMVNTIAGRRPPARAIRGLG, encoded by the coding sequence GTGAGCCTGCGGCTGGGGCGGCACGAGTTCGACGACGACGCCACGCTGATGATGGCGATCGTCAACCGCACCCCCGACTCCTTCTACGACCGCGGCGCCACCTGGGCCGAGGACAAGGCCTTCGAGCGGGTCGCCGCCGTCGTCGAGCAGGGCGCCGAGATCGTCGACATCGGCGGCATCAAGGCGGCCCCCGGAGCCGAGATCGGACCGGCCGAGGAGAAGGCGCGCGTCGTCGACTTCGTGGCGCGGGTGCGCGCGGCGTACCCCGGGCTGGTGATCTCGGTCGACACCTGGCGCGCCAGCGTCGGCGACGCGGTCTGCGCCGCCGGGGCCGACGTCCTCAACGACGCCTGGGGCGGCGCCGACCCCGAGCTGGTCGACGTCGCCGCCGCCCACGGCGCGGCGATCGTGTGCACCCACACCGGCGGCGCGACGCCGCGCACCCGCCCGTTCCGCGTCGAGTACGACGACGTGGTGCGCGCCGCGATCGACGACACCGTCGGGTACGCCGAGCGCGCCCTGGCCGCGGGGGTCGGCAAGGAGTCGATCGTCATCGACCCCGCGCACGACTTCGGGAAGAACACCTTCCACTCCCTGGAGGTGACCCGGCGGCTCGGCGAGATGGTCGCGACCGGGTGGCCGGTGCTGGTCTCGCTGTCGAACAAGGACTTCGTGGGGGAGTCGCTGGACCTGCCGGTCGGGTCCCGGCTCACCGGCACCCTCGCCGCCACGGCCGTGTGCGCGCTGGCGGGCGCCCGGATCTACCGGGTGCACGAGGTCGTCGAGACCCGCCAGACCGTCGACATGGTCAACACGATCGCCGGCCGGCGCCCGCCCGCCCGTGCGATCCGGGGGCTCGGGTGA
- a CDS encoding dihydrofolate reductase family protein, protein MRVLLGTGGSLEELYAPPRSPWWRASMVATVDGAAAGADGRSGSINNAVDHRVFATLRRLADVVVVGAGTARAEEYGAAARPVVVVSRRGEVPPTLRGHEPGRVLLATTGSAPGLAAARELLGEDQVLVCGSEAVDLAGLRDALAGRGLRQVLCEGGPRLLRDALAAGIVDELATTYVPRLVAGGAPRITAGAPLDVPLALHTLVEEDGTLLARWLTARQEGLPHP, encoded by the coding sequence GTGAGGGTCCTGCTCGGGACCGGGGGATCCCTCGAGGAGCTCTACGCGCCGCCGCGCAGTCCCTGGTGGCGGGCCAGCATGGTCGCGACCGTCGACGGCGCCGCGGCCGGGGCCGACGGCCGCAGCGGCTCGATCAACAACGCCGTGGACCACCGGGTCTTCGCCACGCTGCGCCGGCTCGCCGACGTGGTCGTCGTCGGCGCCGGGACCGCCCGCGCCGAGGAGTACGGCGCCGCGGCGCGGCCGGTCGTCGTGGTGAGCCGGCGCGGGGAGGTGCCGCCGACGCTGCGCGGCCACGAGCCGGGGCGGGTGCTGCTCGCGACCACCGGGTCCGCCCCCGGCCTGGCCGCCGCCCGCGAGCTGCTCGGCGAGGACCAGGTACTGGTCTGCGGCTCCGAGGCCGTCGACCTGGCCGGGCTCCGCGACGCCCTGGCCGGGCGGGGGCTGCGCCAGGTGCTCTGCGAGGGCGGACCGCGCCTGCTCCGGGACGCGCTGGCGGCCGGCATCGTCGACGAGCTCGCCACGACGTACGTCCCCCGGCTGGTGGCCGGCGGCGCCCCCCGGATCACCGCCGGGGCGCCGCTCGACGTGCCGCTCGCGCTGCACACGCTGGTCGAGGAGGACGGCACGCTGCTGGCGCGCTGGCTCACCGCGCGGCAGGAAGGTCTTCCGCACCCCTAG
- a CDS encoding enoyl-CoA hydratase-related protein, whose product MSDELLVRREDGFVEVTFNRPERRNAFTRAMYAELRDLCAELAEDTTTRALVLRGAGGKAFAAGNEISDFVDTDAVAYENWIRELLEALFALPQVTIAAVDGVCVGGGLAVATHCDLRLATPGSRFGYPIARTLGNALNASVVYRCASVFGESLTREMLLTSRLVAADRAYAVGALLAVTDDLDGELATVLDGLRAASGVTLRATKSQLHARARAAEAAPRDDEALLREVYTDPDFTEGVRAFLAKEKPAFR is encoded by the coding sequence GTGAGTGATGAGCTGCTGGTCCGTCGCGAGGACGGCTTCGTCGAGGTGACCTTCAACCGGCCCGAGCGCCGCAACGCCTTCACCCGGGCGATGTACGCCGAGCTGCGCGACCTGTGCGCCGAGCTGGCCGAGGACACCACGACCCGGGCGCTGGTGCTGCGCGGGGCCGGCGGCAAGGCGTTCGCGGCCGGCAACGAGATCTCCGACTTCGTCGACACCGACGCCGTGGCCTACGAGAACTGGATCCGCGAGCTCCTCGAGGCCCTGTTCGCGCTGCCGCAGGTGACGATCGCGGCCGTCGACGGGGTCTGCGTCGGCGGCGGGCTCGCCGTCGCCACCCACTGCGACCTGCGCCTGGCGACCCCGGGCTCGCGCTTCGGCTACCCGATCGCGCGCACCCTCGGCAACGCCCTGAACGCCTCGGTCGTCTACCGCTGCGCCAGCGTCTTCGGGGAGTCGCTGACCCGGGAGATGCTGCTGACCTCGCGGCTGGTCGCCGCGGACCGCGCGTACGCCGTGGGCGCGCTGCTGGCGGTCACCGACGACCTGGACGGCGAGCTGGCCACCGTGCTGGACGGGCTGCGGGCGGCCTCCGGGGTCACCCTGCGCGCCACCAAGTCGCAGCTGCACGCCCGCGCCCGGGCCGCCGAGGCCGCGCCGCGCGACGACGAGGCGCTGCTGCGCGAGGTCTACACCGACCCGGACTTCACCGAGGGCGTCCGGGCGTTCCTCGCCAAGGAGAAGCCGGCGTTCCGATGA
- a CDS encoding cytochrome d ubiquinol oxidase subunit II: MTLAVAVAAALFVGVVAYALFGGADFGSGFYDLTAGGAARGAELRTLVDHSIGPVWEANHVWLIYVLVVWWTGFPESFAAAMSTLFLPLILALLGIVLRGASFAFRKYAATLSQARLFGAIFAGSSLIAPFFFGTVAGAIASGRVPATGRGDRIDSWVNPTSLFGGVIAVGTCAFLAGCFLCADAVRSGNPRLADRLRPRTLAVGIVTGAVVFAALVPIRRDAPTLADGLETQAAPLIVISGLAGLATLVLVYRRRFALARVTALAAVAAVISGWGVGQYPWLLVDEVTIDDAAGADATLQGILIAVGLAAVLVVPAMAYLFRLTQTEAWSRPEH, encoded by the coding sequence ATGACCCTGGCGGTCGCGGTCGCCGCCGCGCTCTTCGTCGGCGTGGTCGCCTACGCACTCTTCGGCGGCGCGGACTTCGGCTCCGGGTTCTACGACCTCACCGCCGGCGGCGCCGCCCGGGGCGCCGAGCTGCGCACGCTCGTCGACCACAGCATCGGCCCGGTCTGGGAGGCCAACCACGTCTGGCTGATCTACGTGCTGGTGGTGTGGTGGACCGGGTTCCCGGAGTCCTTCGCCGCGGCGATGTCGACGCTGTTCCTGCCGCTGATCCTGGCCCTCCTCGGCATCGTGCTGCGCGGCGCCAGCTTCGCGTTCCGCAAGTACGCCGCGACGCTGAGCCAGGCGCGGCTCTTCGGCGCGATCTTCGCCGGGTCGTCGCTGATCGCGCCGTTCTTCTTCGGCACCGTGGCCGGCGCGATCGCGTCGGGGCGGGTGCCGGCCACCGGCCGCGGCGACCGGATCGACTCCTGGGTGAACCCGACCTCGCTGTTCGGCGGCGTGATCGCGGTCGGGACCTGCGCCTTCCTGGCCGGGTGCTTCCTGTGTGCGGACGCCGTCCGCTCCGGCAACCCGCGGCTGGCCGACCGGCTGCGGCCACGGACCCTGGCGGTCGGGATCGTGACCGGCGCGGTCGTGTTCGCCGCCCTGGTGCCGATCCGGCGGGACGCGCCGACCCTCGCCGACGGCCTGGAGACCCAGGCCGCACCGCTGATCGTGATCTCGGGGCTGGCCGGCCTGGCCACGCTCGTCCTCGTCTACCGGCGGCGCTTCGCGCTGGCCCGGGTCACCGCGCTGGCCGCCGTCGCGGCGGTGATCTCCGGCTGGGGCGTGGGGCAGTACCCCTGGCTGCTCGTCGACGAGGTCACGATCGACGACGCCGCCGGGGCGGACGCGACCCTGCAGGGAATCCTGATCGCCGTGGGCCTCGCCGCGGTGCTGGTGGTGCCGGCGATGGCCTACCTGTTCCGGCTCACCCAGACCGAGGCCTGGTCCCGTCCCGAGCACTGA
- a CDS encoding App1 family protein: MSRARVGLTALERRWDALLHVRRRRRPVRDFRIITYLAHGSAEGTVVVRGRVLDDPEPAETIAGESAWAAVRRTAAGFVTNELPDVPLRVEVGGAVAETASDVDGYFHVELTGAALEAPWTDGVVELARPYRGVEHASAALRVRVSDPAARLGIISDVDDTILQTGVQRTWSMLKQTLTGSALTRTPFAGAAELYRALEGHGDPFFYISSSPWNLHDFLLGFLEHRGFPLGPVLLRDLVVGGHKRVRIDEVLRLHPHLDFVLIGDSGEHDPEIYADVVRRHPGRIRAVYIREVRLDPGDGRVERVTDAWDADVPFVLAADSAVVARHAAGLGLLTPDEVRAVEAAVG; encoded by the coding sequence ATGAGCCGCGCACGGGTGGGTCTGACCGCGCTGGAGCGGCGCTGGGACGCGCTGCTGCACGTGCGCCGGCGACGTCGCCCGGTGCGGGACTTCCGGATCATCACCTACCTGGCCCACGGCTCCGCCGAGGGCACTGTCGTCGTCCGCGGCCGGGTCCTCGACGACCCGGAGCCGGCCGAGACGATCGCGGGCGAGAGCGCGTGGGCCGCGGTGCGGCGTACCGCCGCGGGCTTCGTGACCAACGAGCTGCCCGACGTGCCGCTGCGCGTCGAGGTCGGTGGCGCCGTCGCCGAGACCGCCTCGGACGTGGACGGGTACTTCCACGTCGAGCTCACCGGCGCCGCGCTGGAGGCCCCCTGGACCGACGGTGTGGTCGAGCTGGCCAGGCCCTACCGCGGCGTCGAGCACGCCAGCGCCGCGCTGCGGGTGCGGGTCAGTGACCCGGCCGCGCGGCTCGGGATCATCTCCGACGTCGACGACACGATCCTGCAGACCGGGGTGCAGCGCACCTGGTCGATGCTGAAGCAGACGTTGACCGGCTCCGCGCTGACCCGGACGCCGTTCGCCGGCGCCGCGGAGCTGTACCGGGCCCTCGAGGGGCACGGCGACCCCTTCTTCTACATCTCCTCCAGCCCGTGGAACCTCCACGACTTCCTGCTCGGCTTCCTCGAGCACCGCGGGTTCCCGCTCGGCCCGGTGCTGCTGCGCGACCTCGTCGTCGGCGGCCACAAGCGGGTCCGCATCGACGAGGTGCTGCGCCTGCACCCGCACCTGGACTTCGTGCTGATCGGGGACTCCGGGGAGCACGACCCGGAGATCTACGCCGACGTGGTCCGCCGCCACCCCGGCCGGATCCGCGCCGTCTACATCCGCGAGGTCCGGCTCGACCCCGGCGACGGCCGCGTCGAGCGGGTCACCGACGCTTGGGACGCCGACGTCCCCTTCGTGCTCGCCGCCGACTCCGCCGTCGTCGCCCGCCACGCCGCCGGCCTCGGGCTGCTCACCCCCGACGAGGTGCGGGCCGTCGAGGCGGCGGTGGGGTAG
- a CDS encoding class III extradiol ring-cleavage dioxygenase family protein: protein MSGTVRVALVPGVLALLPEYASAVDPVPEVRAACLAAVRWLGEAGPVTVRADAQGARVAQALLEGAGVSTRSAPGGLAARPAEGSGGSYLVVGNGSACRSEKAPGHLVEGSREFDDVLGAALRAGDLAAVDLSPAERLWARLGGIPALAELLTRLDAAPAQVDYDDAPYGVQYWVMRWTGTAR, encoded by the coding sequence GTGAGCGGCACCGTCCGGGTTGCCCTGGTCCCCGGGGTCCTCGCGCTGCTGCCGGAGTACGCCTCCGCCGTCGATCCGGTGCCCGAGGTGCGGGCGGCGTGCCTGGCAGCGGTGCGCTGGCTGGGCGAGGCGGGCCCGGTCACGGTGCGGGCCGATGCCCAGGGGGCCCGGGTGGCGCAGGCGCTGCTGGAGGGTGCGGGGGTCTCGACACGCTCGGCCCCGGGGGGCCTCGCGGCTCGACCAGCGGAGGGCTCGGGCGGCTCGTACCTCGTGGTCGGCAACGGCTCGGCCTGCCGCTCCGAGAAGGCGCCCGGACACCTCGTCGAGGGCTCCCGGGAGTTCGACGACGTGCTCGGAGCCGCGCTGCGGGCGGGGGACCTCGCCGCGGTCGACCTGTCCCCGGCCGAGCGGCTGTGGGCGAGGCTCGGCGGGATCCCCGCGCTGGCCGAGCTGCTCACCCGGCTCGACGCGGCACCGGCGCAGGTCGACTACGACGACGCCCCGTACGGCGTGCAGTACTGGGTAATGCGGTGGACCGGGACCGCGCGGTGA
- a CDS encoding cytochrome ubiquinol oxidase subunit I: MLVTDVVVQVLADPAVEPAGLLPARQQMALSLGWHIILACFGVAFPAMLFTMHLIGIRRDDPNALMLARKWGKVAAVLFAIGAVSGTVLSFEMGLLWPGLMGTYGDVLGLPFAFEGLAFFLEAIFLGIYLYGWDRIPPKRHVLMVLPMAVAGVFGTYCVIAVNAWMNVPVGFEVVDGQVTNIDPWAVLFSSAAFWQFLHMWIAAYMVVGFSVAAVYAVGMLRGRRDRRHHLGFTIPFAFASVAAVIQPVVGHLLGNRLAERQPAKLAAFELATETESPSPLRIGGFLIDGTVRWAIDIPYLGSIVARNSFTAPVEGLDTFPPEDRPPVNITHWAFQIMVGIGLLLMLSVIAYWVARWRGHDLTDRRWFLRLVAVSGVLAIIAVEAGWVATEVGRQPWVVYGFMRTSEAAGDNPGLWWVLGVTAVVYSGLTVGAIIVLRSMARRWRAGDVELPSPYGPESALASSEARGGAHRDTRGDTHGDTRGDTGEERQ, from the coding sequence GTGCTCGTCACCGACGTCGTGGTCCAGGTCCTCGCCGATCCTGCGGTAGAGCCTGCCGGCCTGCTCCCGGCCCGCCAGCAGATGGCGCTGTCGCTGGGGTGGCACATCATCCTGGCCTGCTTCGGCGTCGCGTTCCCCGCGATGCTCTTCACGATGCACCTGATCGGCATCCGCCGCGACGACCCGAACGCGCTGATGCTGGCGCGGAAGTGGGGCAAGGTCGCTGCCGTCCTCTTCGCGATCGGCGCGGTCTCCGGCACCGTGCTCAGCTTCGAGATGGGGCTGCTGTGGCCCGGCCTGATGGGCACCTACGGCGACGTGCTCGGCCTGCCGTTCGCCTTCGAGGGCCTGGCGTTCTTCCTCGAGGCGATCTTCCTGGGCATCTACCTCTACGGGTGGGACCGGATACCACCCAAGCGGCACGTGCTGATGGTGCTGCCGATGGCGGTCGCCGGGGTCTTCGGCACCTACTGCGTGATCGCGGTGAACGCCTGGATGAACGTCCCGGTCGGGTTCGAGGTCGTCGACGGCCAGGTGACCAACATCGACCCGTGGGCGGTCCTGTTCAGCTCGGCGGCGTTCTGGCAGTTCCTGCACATGTGGATCGCGGCGTACATGGTCGTCGGGTTCTCGGTCGCCGCGGTGTACGCCGTGGGGATGCTGCGCGGGCGCCGCGACCGCCGCCACCACCTCGGCTTCACGATCCCGTTCGCGTTCGCCAGCGTCGCGGCGGTGATCCAGCCGGTCGTCGGGCACCTGCTCGGCAACCGCCTCGCCGAGCGGCAGCCGGCCAAGCTCGCGGCGTTCGAGCTCGCCACCGAGACCGAGAGCCCCTCGCCGCTGCGGATCGGCGGCTTCCTGATCGACGGGACCGTGAGGTGGGCCATCGACATCCCGTACCTCGGCTCGATCGTCGCCCGCAACTCCTTCACCGCCCCCGTCGAGGGGCTCGACACCTTCCCGCCGGAGGACCGGCCGCCGGTCAACATCACGCACTGGGCCTTCCAGATCATGGTCGGCATCGGCCTGCTGCTGATGCTCTCGGTGATCGCCTACTGGGTCGCCCGCTGGCGCGGCCACGACCTGACCGACCGGCGCTGGTTCCTGCGGCTGGTCGCGGTCTCCGGGGTGCTCGCGATCATCGCGGTGGAGGCCGGCTGGGTGGCCACCGAGGTGGGCCGCCAGCCCTGGGTCGTCTACGGGTTCATGCGCACCTCGGAGGCGGCCGGCGACAACCCCGGCCTGTGGTGGGTGCTCGGCGTGACAGCCGTCGTCTACTCCGGGCTCACTGTCGGCGCGATCATCGTGCTCCGGTCGATGGCCCGGCGCTGGCGCGCCGGTGACGTCGAGCTGCCCAGCCCGTACGGCCCCGAGTCGGCGCTCGCCTCGAGCGAGGCCCGCGGAGGCGCCCACCGGGACACTCGCGGGGACACTCACGGGGACACTCGCGGGGACACAGGGGAGGAGCGACAATGA